A section of the Pseudophryne corroboree isolate aPseCor3 chromosome 11, aPseCor3.hap2, whole genome shotgun sequence genome encodes:
- the IRX5 gene encoding iroquois-class homeodomain protein IRX-5, which translates to MCLAMSYPQGYLYQPSASLALYSCPAYSTSVISGPRTDELGRSSSGSAFSPYAGSTAFTASSAGFNSPLQYSGDPAAAFTSYVGSPYDHSTSMAGSLGYHPYAAPLGSYPYGDPAYRKNATRDATATLKAWLNEHRKNPYPTKGEKIMLAIITKMTLTQVSTWFANARRRLKKENKMTWTPRNRSEDEEDEENIDLEKNDDDEPQKLEEKGDPDGDTVKRSPLVEEPDLVERDPIQVKELVSIRSDSELNEVEDSSDNLSKSSAPASPPLCPANQAQAAVEEQTVHNHNLHLHHHHLHLHRQQQQPSQHIHHQHQSKPIDLVHRNPQIQHGTVSSNATSVIHSPPVASNKPKLWSLAEIATSSDKTKESSEATIGQGSATAQSIVGSASSPSRSPSATCHFPNNTVLPRHLYYSTPFYPGYTNYGSFGHIHSHHGQSTTPSANSNPHFNGLTQTVLNRAEALAKECKLRSQSQADLSKDTSYEMKKGMSSL; encoded by the exons ATGTGTCTGGCCATGTCCTATCCTCAGGGCTACTTGTACCAACCATCTGCTTCTTTGGCTCTGTACTCTTGCCCTGCATACAGCACCAGTGTCATCTCTGGACCCAGGACTGATGAACTGGGGAGGTCTTCGTCTGGTTCTGCCTTCTCACCCTATGCTGGATCCACAGCCTTTACAGCCAGTTCTGCTGGCTTTAACTCTCCCCTCCAGTACAGCGGGGATCCGGCTGCTGCCTTCACCTCTTATGTG GGTTCTCCATATGACCACAGCACAAGTATGGCAGGCTCATTAGGGTACCATCCATACGCAGCTCCATTAGGTTCCTATCCTTATGGAGATCCGGCTTACAGGAAAAATGCTACCAGGGATGCCACCGCCACCTTAAAGGCCTGGCTGAATGAGCACAGGAAGAACCCTTACCCCACCAAGGGTGAGAAGATCATGCTAGCCATCATCACCAAGATGACACTCACCCAAGTGTCCACCTGGTTTGCCAATGCTAGGAGGAGgctgaaaaaagaaaacaaaatgacTTGGACCCCCAGGAATAGAAGCGAGGACGAGGAAGATGAGGAGAATATCGACTTGGAAAAAAATGATGATGACGAGCCTCAGAAACTGGAGGAAAAGGGAGATCCAGACGGAGATACAG TGAAGAGGAGTCCACTCGTGGAAGAGCCTGATCTTGTAGAACGTGACCCCATACAGGTGAAGGAGTTGGTCTCTATCAGGAGTGACTCTGAGTTGAACGAAGTGGAGGACAGTAGTGATAACCTTTCCAAAAGTTCTGCTCCAGCCTCCCCACCATTGTGCCCAGCGAACCAGGCCCAGGCGGCAGTAGAAGAACAGACTGTGCACAATCACAATCTTCatctccaccaccatcacctccaCCTCCACCGTCAGCAGCAGCAACCATCCCAACATATTCATCACCAACACCAATCCAAACCAATTGACCTTGTACACCGGAACCCCCAGATCCAGCAtggcacagtctccagtaatgccaCCTCAGTCATCCACTCCCCCCCAGTGGCTTCTAATAAGCCTAAATTGTGGTCCTTGGCAGAAATAGCCACATCTTCGGACAAGACCAAGGAAAGCAGTGAAGCCACAATTGGACAAGGGTCAGCTACGGCCCAGTCCATAGTTGGCAGTGCCTCTTCACCATCCAGATCTCCCTCAGCCACTTGCCATTTCCCTAACAATACTGTTTTGCCCCGTCACCTGTATTACAGCACACCATTTTACCCTGGTTATACGAACTATGGCTCTTTTGGGCATATCCACAGCCACCATGGACAAAGCACGACCCCATCTGCCAACAgcaacccacatttcaatggattaacCCAGACTGTATTAAACAGAGCTGAGGCCTTGGCCAAAGAGTGCAAACTCAGAAGCCAGTCTCAGGCAGACCTTAGCAAAGACACTTCTTATGAAATGAAGAAAGGTATGTCCAGCCTTTAA